A single Vidua chalybeata isolate OUT-0048 chromosome 20, bVidCha1 merged haplotype, whole genome shotgun sequence DNA region contains:
- the DHRS11 gene encoding dehydrogenase/reductase SDR family member 11 isoform X3, whose protein sequence is MFSAIKTLHQGVDVCINNAGLARPEPLLSGRTEGWRTMIDVNVMAVSICTREAYQSMKERNIDDGHIININSMNGHSVVPQSVVHFYSATKYAVTALTEGLRQELREARTHIRATCISPGLVETGFAFKLHDNDPERAAATYESIRCLKAEDMANAVIYVLSAPPHVQIGDIQMRPTEQIS, encoded by the exons ATGTTCTCAGCCATCAAGACCCTTCACCAGGGTGTGGACGTCTGCATCAACAACGCGGGGCTGGCCCGGCCCGAGCCCCTGCTCTCGGGGAGGACAGAGGGCTGGAGGACCATGATAGAT GTCAATGTGATGGCTGTGAGCATCTGCACCCGGGAGGCCTATCAGTCCATGAAGGAGAGAAATATAGATGATGGGCATATAATTAACATTAACAG catgAACGGGCACAGCGTGGTGCCCCAGTCCGTGGTGCATTTCTACAGCGCCACCAAGTACGCGGTGACGGCGCTGACCGAGGGGCTGCGGCAGGAGCTGCGCGAGGCCAGGACCCACATCCGAGCCACG TGTATATCTCCGGGCCTGGTGGAAACAGGATTTGCTTTTAAACTTCATGATAACGACCCCGAGAGAGCTGCTGCAACCTATGAGAGCATTCGG TGCCTCAAGGCTGAAGACATGGCCAATGCTGTCATCTATGTCCTCAGTGCCCCTCCTCATGTACAG ATTGGGGATATACAGATGAGGCCCACAGAGCAGATCTCCTAG